Proteins from a genomic interval of Desulfurobacterium sp. TC5-1:
- the hisI gene encoding phosphoribosyl-AMP cyclohydrolase, which translates to MWRCDIKVNRELLEKINFDKGNGLVPVVVQDAKTKDVLMVAYANRKAVEETLKTGFAHYFSRSRNELWMKGKTSGHVQKVKSVLIDCDEDTLLYIVEQTGVACHTGNWSCFYRTLAEGDER; encoded by the coding sequence TTGTGGAGGTGTGATATAAAGGTTAATAGAGAGCTTTTAGAGAAGATAAATTTTGATAAGGGAAACGGTCTTGTTCCAGTTGTTGTTCAGGATGCCAAAACGAAGGATGTTTTGATGGTTGCTTATGCTAATAGGAAAGCTGTTGAGGAAACGCTTAAAACAGGTTTTGCCCATTACTTTTCCCGAAGTAGAAATGAGTTGTGGATGAAGGGGAAAACTTCAGGACACGTTCAAAAGGTTAAGAGTGTTCTGATTGATTGCGATGAGGATACGCTCCTTTACATTGTTGAACAGACGGGTGTAGCCTGCCATACAGGAAACTGGAGTTGTTTTTACAGAACGCTTGCAGAGGGAGATGAGAGATGA
- the hisE gene encoding phosphoribosyl-ATP diphosphatase, with the protein MRFCEVFEKLYEIIEERKRTLPEGSYTASLFKKGEDRILQKVGEEAIEAILAFKSGSRKEIVYETSDLLYHLFVAMVEKGVTLDDVAVELERRMK; encoded by the coding sequence ATGAGATTTTGCGAGGTTTTTGAAAAGCTTTATGAGATTATTGAAGAAAGAAAGAGAACGCTCCCGGAAGGTTCTTATACAGCTTCTCTGTTTAAGAAAGGGGAGGATAGAATTCTTCAAAAGGTAGGTGAAGAGGCGATAGAGGCCATACTTGCGTTTAAATCGGGTAGCAGGAAAGAGATAGTTTATGAAACCTCAGATTTACTCTATCACCTTTTCGTAGCTATGGTTGAAAAGGGTGTAACACTTGATGATGTGGCTGTTGAGCTTGAGAGAAGAATGAAGTAG
- a CDS encoding Nif3-like dinuclear metal center hexameric protein, whose product MASFRRVVEFLKTVVPEGMQDSWDNSGIQIGFEKEVNRILFALSISDSVVKEAVEKKVDMIITHHPVTISPVKFIDESSVPEKFYLTLIKEGIPVYSMHTNLDVSPFGPTAIIAEKMGLKNTMPLVVQQGVPPYGLVGEIEPIPQKELVKRLCNFLPLDVRRVINYEPEKVVRKVSVCSGSGGSLIENAAAVSEFYVTGDVKYHDAELAVMLGLTVFDAGHFGTEKLFSEKIIKALKERFPEITFLDAESEKSPFEVSDERIYRS is encoded by the coding sequence ATGGCGTCATTTAGAAGAGTCGTTGAATTTTTAAAAACAGTAGTTCCCGAAGGAATGCAGGATTCCTGGGATAACAGCGGTATTCAGATAGGTTTTGAGAAAGAGGTAAACAGGATACTTTTTGCACTATCTATCAGCGATTCTGTTGTTAAAGAGGCAGTGGAAAAAAAGGTGGATATGATTATTACTCATCATCCGGTTACAATTTCCCCTGTTAAATTTATTGATGAAAGCAGTGTTCCAGAAAAGTTTTACCTCACTCTAATAAAAGAAGGTATCCCTGTTTATTCGATGCATACCAATCTTGATGTTTCTCCTTTCGGCCCAACGGCTATTATTGCAGAGAAAATGGGGCTTAAGAATACAATGCCCCTTGTTGTTCAACAGGGTGTACCCCCTTACGGTCTTGTGGGTGAGATTGAGCCAATACCTCAAAAGGAATTGGTGAAGAGGTTATGTAATTTCCTTCCCCTTGATGTTCGTAGGGTTATCAATTATGAGCCGGAAAAGGTTGTCAGGAAAGTTTCTGTCTGCTCCGGAAGTGGCGGTTCTCTTATTGAGAATGCCGCAGCTGTGAGTGAGTTTTATGTTACAGGTGATGTGAAGTATCACGATGCTGAACTTGCAGTTATGTTAGGACTTACCGTTTTTGATGCGGGTCATTTTGGAACGGAAAAGCTTTTTAGTGAAAAAATTATTAAAGCCTTGAAAGAACGATTTCCCGAAATAACTTTCCTCGATGCTGAATCTGAAAAATCGCCGTTTGAGGTGTCCGATGAACGTATCTACCGTTCTTGA
- a CDS encoding cell division FtsA domain-containing protein — MIEEKILTIDLGTSYIRATLGVIDRKGNKKIIAMASVPSKGIKSGNISSVVSVKDALNAVLNKLKIEASTTLPNEAYVIISGTHTLSYKIEAKINFPGIQTIQFKDVNDLKNKAERELMEKKGPPVKQHYETMHIIPQEFIIENLTGIQNPVGHSGRELAMKALIVLVTKHTKRTIEELLKDCGIKLNSLILQSLAAFYGIKGKENIYFNNNLFIYMGAGTTEYFYFREDKPVFNKYIPDGGNDIIKFIISKLKLNKKEIEKLFFEHGSAYALKVPQNEYITISIGGKLAKLPKIVIPALVQIRLRKILKDIKTELENTDPSMVVNLNKIYLTGGLAKLKDIDVLTKKIFKAPVEICSPDYNVTDLSLTPVIGAINYIAATRKPEGKLFEVKDDIIPKSHEAGVFGWVKRLIDQLI; from the coding sequence ATGATTGAAGAAAAAATCCTTACCATAGATTTAGGAACAAGCTACATAAGGGCCACACTTGGTGTTATAGATAGAAAAGGCAACAAAAAAATAATAGCTATGGCATCTGTTCCTTCAAAAGGAATTAAAAGTGGAAACATTTCAAGCGTTGTATCGGTTAAAGATGCCCTTAATGCAGTTCTTAACAAACTCAAGATAGAAGCCTCTACCACACTGCCAAATGAAGCTTACGTTATCATTTCAGGTACCCACACACTCAGCTACAAAATAGAGGCAAAGATAAACTTTCCCGGTATTCAAACAATCCAATTCAAGGATGTTAATGATCTCAAAAACAAAGCAGAAAGGGAACTTATGGAAAAAAAAGGCCCACCCGTAAAACAACATTATGAAACAATGCACATAATACCCCAAGAATTTATAATAGAAAATCTTACCGGCATCCAAAATCCTGTCGGACATAGTGGAAGAGAACTTGCAATGAAAGCCCTCATCGTTCTTGTAACAAAACACACAAAAAGAACGATAGAAGAACTCTTAAAAGATTGCGGGATAAAACTTAATAGTCTGATACTGCAGTCCCTTGCAGCCTTTTACGGAATAAAAGGCAAGGAAAACATCTACTTTAACAACAACCTTTTTATATACATGGGAGCAGGTACCACTGAATACTTCTACTTTAGAGAAGACAAACCTGTTTTTAACAAGTATATCCCTGACGGTGGAAACGACATAATAAAATTCATAATCAGCAAGTTGAAACTTAACAAGAAGGAAATCGAAAAGTTATTTTTTGAACATGGAAGCGCATACGCACTTAAAGTTCCTCAAAACGAATACATCACAATTTCTATAGGTGGCAAATTGGCCAAGCTTCCAAAAATTGTAATTCCGGCTCTCGTACAGATAAGACTGCGAAAAATTTTAAAAGACATTAAAACGGAGCTTGAAAACACTGATCCATCAATGGTAGTTAATCTCAACAAAATCTATCTCACCGGAGGACTGGCCAAACTTAAGGATATAGATGTCCTTACAAAGAAAATCTTTAAAGCACCTGTAGAGATATGCAGCCCCGATTACAACGTTACGGATCTCTCACTAACACCTGTCATCGGAGCTATAAACTACATAGCTGCAACAAGAAAACCGGAAGGAAAACTCTTCGAAGTGAAAGACGATATAATTCCAAAAAGCCACGAAGCAGGCGTGTTTGGTTGGGTAAAAAGGCTTATTGATCAACTAATATAG
- the ftsZ gene encoding cell division protein FtsZ, which produces MFDIAEESFLGPVIKVIGVGGGGGNAVSRMFENGIEGVDFVVVNTDAQVLSKSPIPIKVQIGEKLTKGLGAGGKPEIGEQAALEDEPKIREVLEGADMVFITAGMGGGTGTGAAPIVAKIAKDMGILTVGVVTRPFDFEGRKRHEYAEQGIRRLKEFVDTLMVVPNQKLLTVAPKDMSILNAFKLADNVLYQAVKGITEVITRPGLINLDFADVKAVMHSGGYALMGTGEASGEDRALTAARKAIDNPLLENVQVEGASRILVNITGGTDLTLDEAYAAAGLIKERAKRDDTNFYFGVTLDESLEDSIQVTVIATGFDEKGRPTFPPGFTAATTSTSFGSKREPEEEIIDLNIDIASLLEQLKDEE; this is translated from the coding sequence ATGTTTGACATAGCAGAAGAAAGCTTCTTAGGACCAGTTATAAAGGTAATAGGTGTGGGAGGCGGTGGTGGCAACGCCGTATCACGAATGTTTGAGAACGGTATAGAAGGCGTTGATTTCGTCGTTGTTAATACAGATGCCCAGGTTCTTTCAAAATCACCAATACCTATAAAAGTTCAAATAGGTGAGAAGTTAACAAAAGGGTTAGGCGCCGGTGGAAAGCCTGAAATCGGCGAGCAGGCGGCACTTGAAGACGAACCAAAAATAAGAGAGGTCCTTGAAGGTGCAGATATGGTGTTTATCACCGCAGGAATGGGCGGTGGAACAGGAACAGGTGCAGCGCCAATAGTTGCAAAAATAGCAAAAGACATGGGCATCCTCACTGTTGGCGTAGTGACAAGACCTTTCGACTTTGAAGGAAGAAAACGCCACGAATACGCAGAGCAGGGCATAAGAAGACTGAAGGAGTTTGTTGATACACTTATGGTTGTTCCTAACCAAAAACTTTTAACAGTTGCACCAAAAGATATGAGCATACTTAACGCATTTAAACTTGCAGACAACGTTCTCTACCAAGCTGTTAAAGGCATAACAGAAGTCATAACAAGACCTGGACTCATAAACCTTGACTTTGCAGACGTAAAAGCTGTAATGCACAGCGGTGGTTACGCGTTGATGGGAACAGGTGAAGCAAGTGGAGAAGACAGAGCACTTACAGCTGCAAGAAAGGCAATTGATAACCCGCTTCTTGAAAACGTTCAAGTTGAAGGAGCAAGCAGAATTCTTGTAAACATAACAGGTGGAACAGATCTTACACTTGACGAAGCTTACGCTGCTGCAGGACTTATTAAAGAGAGAGCAAAGAGGGATGATACAAACTTCTACTTTGGTGTAACCCTCGATGAATCCCTTGAAGATTCTATACAGGTTACTGTAATAGCAACCGGATTTGATGAAAAAGGAAGGCCTACATTCCCACCAGGATTCACGGCAGCAACCACTTCCACATCATTTGGAAGTAAAAGAGAACCTGAAGAAGAAATCATAGATTTAAACATTGACATAGCAAGTCTTTTAGAACAACTTAAAGACGAAGAGTGA
- a CDS encoding radical SAM protein, giving the protein MIELNALCNHLQVKKTDLQVCLIYPGDAFSGFSSLALSNIYSNLNAIDGISCDIGFGSHRTSFFLDKPFKEFDILAFSITYEEHLFDVIKTLTNWKIEPDREKREEAPLIFAGGIGVFYNPAPFLPLFDIIYLGEAEERIENIFRKLAGKKNKKQLIGIMSEFDNIIVSQNYSFKYKNDRVEDFKGAVKKIFRSKEYSKRLSCSCFITEETAFKNMVLIELSRGCPEKCRFCVAQAMGLPYREKEIELVEKEIIAASRITNRVGLIGTAVTDYSEMEKLYAILKKYNMKASFSSLRVSSTLDYVLKIVKESRQKTVTIAPEAGREEKRMALNKKVTDREFFKFCRKLFENGVENLKLYFLIGIPNETEEDIEAIASMTSEFRKIAMEFWKERKRTGKISLSVNPVIPKPFTPMQWFGMPLKSQIDKKIRNLGKLIKKIPNVEFTFENTRNAIIQAVISRGDDRIGIAAINTVKNSLNFKRALKELNLKIDNLYTREREKDELFPWEIVDSGIKRNYLWKEYQKIYTGEPSPVCFKGCKACGLCK; this is encoded by the coding sequence GTGATTGAGTTAAACGCTTTATGTAATCACCTGCAGGTCAAAAAGACAGACCTGCAGGTTTGTCTTATCTATCCGGGCGATGCTTTTTCAGGATTTTCAAGCCTTGCCCTTTCCAACATCTATTCCAACCTCAACGCTATCGACGGTATCTCATGTGATATTGGATTTGGCTCTCACAGGACCAGTTTTTTTCTTGACAAACCTTTTAAAGAGTTTGACATTTTAGCATTCTCAATAACATACGAGGAACATCTATTTGACGTAATAAAAACACTTACAAACTGGAAAATAGAACCGGACAGAGAAAAAAGAGAAGAAGCACCCTTAATCTTTGCTGGTGGTATAGGCGTTTTCTACAATCCCGCTCCCTTCCTGCCACTATTTGACATAATATACTTAGGCGAAGCAGAAGAGAGAATAGAAAATATATTCAGAAAACTTGCAGGCAAAAAAAATAAAAAACAATTAATTGGAATCATGTCTGAGTTTGACAACATCATCGTTTCTCAAAACTACTCTTTCAAGTACAAAAATGACCGGGTAGAGGACTTTAAAGGCGCCGTCAAAAAGATATTCCGGTCAAAAGAGTATTCAAAACGCCTCTCATGCTCCTGCTTCATAACAGAAGAAACCGCCTTCAAAAACATGGTTCTCATAGAGTTAAGCAGAGGCTGTCCTGAAAAGTGTCGCTTCTGTGTTGCCCAGGCAATGGGACTTCCATATAGAGAAAAAGAGATAGAACTCGTAGAAAAAGAAATCATTGCAGCATCAAGAATAACGAACAGAGTTGGACTGATAGGAACAGCTGTAACCGATTACTCAGAAATGGAAAAACTCTATGCTATCCTAAAAAAATACAACATGAAGGCCTCCTTTTCGTCCCTGAGAGTCTCTTCAACTTTAGATTACGTGTTAAAGATAGTAAAAGAATCACGGCAGAAAACGGTAACCATTGCGCCAGAAGCTGGAAGAGAAGAAAAGCGAATGGCACTGAATAAAAAAGTGACAGACCGGGAATTTTTCAAATTCTGCAGGAAACTCTTTGAAAACGGAGTTGAAAATCTCAAACTTTACTTTCTTATAGGAATTCCAAATGAAACAGAAGAGGACATAGAAGCAATAGCCTCAATGACATCAGAATTCAGAAAGATAGCCATGGAATTCTGGAAAGAACGGAAAAGAACAGGAAAGATAAGTTTAAGCGTAAACCCCGTAATACCCAAACCATTTACGCCAATGCAGTGGTTTGGAATGCCACTTAAAAGCCAGATAGACAAAAAGATACGAAACTTAGGAAAACTGATCAAAAAGATACCTAACGTTGAATTCACGTTTGAAAACACAAGAAACGCTATTATTCAGGCAGTAATTTCTCGGGGCGATGACAGAATCGGAATAGCAGCAATAAATACGGTAAAGAATAGCCTTAACTTTAAAAGAGCGCTTAAAGAGTTAAACCTGAAAATTGACAACCTTTACACGAGAGAACGAGAAAAGGACGAACTCTTCCCCTGGGAAATCGTCGACAGCGGAATAAAGAGAAACTATCTATGGAAAGAGTATCAAAAAATATACACAGGTGAACCTTCACCTGTTTGCTTTAAAGGGTGCAAAGCGTGCGGACTGTGCAAATAA